One genomic window of Ramlibacter agri includes the following:
- the rplW gene encoding 50S ribosomal protein L23 codes for MSATPKKFDEGRLMQVLVAPIVSEKATLVADKSNAVTFKVLQDATKPEIKAAVELMFNVQVKGVSVLNIKGKTKRFGRSVGRRDNVRKAYVTLQPGQELNFSGEAA; via the coding sequence ATGAGCGCGACTCCGAAAAAGTTTGACGAAGGCCGCCTGATGCAGGTGCTGGTCGCCCCCATCGTCTCCGAGAAGGCGACGCTCGTGGCGGACAAGAGCAATGCCGTGACCTTCAAGGTCCTGCAGGACGCCACCAAGCCCGAGATCAAGGCCGCCGTCGAACTGATGTTCAACGTGCAGGTGAAGGGCGTGTCCGTCCTCAACATCAAGGGCAAGACGAAGCGCTTCGGCCGTTCCGTCGGTCGCCGCGACAACGTGCGCAAGGCGTACGTGACGCTGCAGCCGGGCCAGGAGCTGAACTTCTCCGGGGAGGCCGCTTAA